Below is a window of Streptomyces sp. NBC_00223 DNA.
TGGCGCACGCCTCGGCGAGGTGCCGGGCGCCGTCGCCGTTGATCCGCAGGGCCTGCGGCTCCTGGGCCTCGGCGTCGTCGACGGCGGTCCAGGCCGCGCAGTTGACCACGACCACCGGGCGGTGCTCGGTCAGTACGGCGTCGACCGCCTCGGGGTCGGTGATGTCCAGGGCCTTGCTGCCCAGGCCGACGACGGCGGTCTCGGGTTCGATCCGCAGCCGAGTGAGCAGGTCCTGGCCGAGCATGCCGGCGGCCCCCGTCACCAGCCAGGTCGCGTGGGACGGCTTCACAGTGCGGCGCGCTCCTTCAGCGGCTCCCACCAGGCCCGGTTCTCCCGGTACCAGGCGACGGTCTCGGCCAGGCCGGTCGCGAAGTCCTTGCGCGGCGCGTAGCCCAGCTCGGTGCGGATCTTGGCGCAGTCCACGGAGTAGCGGCGGTCGTGGCCCTTGCGGTCCTCGACGTAGGTGACGCGGTCCCAGCCGGCGCCGCAGGCGTCCAGCAGCAGGCCGGTGAGCTCCTTGTTGGACAGCTCGGTGCCGCCGCCGATGTTGTAGACCTCGCCGGGGCGGCCCTTGGTGCGGACCAGGTCGATGCCCTGGACATGGTCGTCGATGTGCAGCCAGTCGCGTACGTTGCCGCCGTCGCCGTACAGCGGGACGTTGGCGCCGTCCAGCAGGTTGGTGATGAACAGCGGGATGACCTTCTCGGGGAAGTGGTGGTGCCCGTAGTTGTTGGAGCAGCGGGTCACCCGTACGTCCAGGTCGTGGGTGCGGTGGTAGGCGAGCGCGATCAGATCGCTGGACGCCTTGGCCGCGGAGTAGGGCGAGTTGGGCCGCACCGGATCGGTCTCGGGCCAGGACCCCTCGCTGATCGAGCCGTACACCTCGTCGGTGGAGATGTGCACGAAGGTCCGCAGGTTCTGCCGCAGGGCCGCGTCCAGCAGGGTCTGGGTACCGGCGACATTGGTGCGGATGAACTCGGTCGCGCCGAGGATCGAGCGGTCGACGTGCGACTCGGCGGCGAAGTGCACCACCTGGTCGTGCTCGGCGACGAGCTTGTTCACCAGCTCCGCGTCGCAGATGTCCCCCCGCACGAACCGGAATCCGGGGTGGTCGCGGACCTCGTCCAGGTTGGCCGGGTTGCCCGCGTAGGTCAGCAGGTCGAGCACGGTGATCGCGACGTCGCCCGGCCCCGACGGGCCGAGCAGCGTACGCACGTAGTGGGAGCCGATGAAGCCGGCGCCGCCGGTCACCAGAATGCGGTCGGTCATGAAGAGATCTGCACCTTGCTGTGGTCGCCGAGCACCAGCCGGTGCGCGGCGTGGTTACGGGGAGCGGGGGTCACCTCGACATTGCGGCCGATGAGCGAGGCCGCCACCCGGCGCACACCGGTCAGGGAGGAGTCCCGCAGCACGATCGAGTACTCGATCTCGCTGTCCTCGATCCGGCAGCCGTCGGAGATCGAGGTGAAGGGGCCGACGTACGAGTCGCTGATCACCGACTTCGCGCCGACGATCACCGGGCCGACGATCCGGCTGCCGGACACCTTGGCGCCCGCCTCGATCCGGACCCGGCCGATGATCTCGCTCGCGTCGTCGACCTCGCCCGCCACCAGCGGCGTCACGGTCTCCAGCACCGAGCGGTTGACCTCCAGCATGTCCGTGACGTTGCCGGTGTCCTTCCAGTAGCCGGAGATCGTCGTGGAGCGCACATCGCGCCGCGCGTCGATCAGCCACTGGATCGCGTGGGTGATCTCCAGCTCGCCGCGCCAGGAGGGCTTGATGGCGCGGACCGCCTCGTGGACGGCCGGGGTGAAGAGATAGACGCCGACCAGGGCCAGATCGCTCTTGGGGTGCTTCGGCTTCTCCTCAAGACCGCGCACCCGGCCCTCGTCGTCGAGCTCCGCGACGCCGAAGGACGTGGGGTTGGGCACCTTGGTCAACAGGATCTGCGCGTCCGGCCGTTCGGCCCGGAAGCCGTCGACCAGACCGGTGATGCCGCCCACGATGAAGTTGTCGCCCAGGTACATCACGAAGTCGTCGTCGCCGAGGAAGTCACGGGCGATCAGCACCGCGTGCGCCAGCCCCAGCGGAGCCTCCTGCGGGATGTACGTCACCCGGATGCCGAGCGCGGAGCCGTCGCCGACGGCCTGTTCGATCTCCTCGGCGGTGTCGCCGACGATGATCCCGACCTCGGTGATCCCGGCGTCCGCGATCGCCTCAAGACCGTAGAAGAGCACGGGCTTGTTGGCGACCGGAACGAGCTGCTTGGCCGACGTGTGGGTGATCGGACGGAGGCGGGTACCCGCCCCTCCGGAGAGCACGAGTGCTTTCACGTTGTGGTGTCCCATGCTGGATTCGAGGGCGGTTCCAGCGGGCTGGGGCCCGCGCCCCCGCTGCGAGCATAACCCGTCCGTCATCCCGCGTTCGTCTCCTGGCCGTCGGCCGCCAGCTCCTCGTCGGCGAGTCGGTCCGGAATGGATTGCTCCATTTCGTTCCGTGCCTCGGCGGTCGATGTGGCCGCCTCCCCGGCGCTGCCGGGCTGGGCCATCGCGGCCTGCTGGAGCAGCCGGACCTCGGCCTTGCGGGCCAGTTCGGTCAGTGCGGCGCCGAACCTGACGATCGAGGACGGCTCGTCGGGGCCGAGCAGATACTGCTTGATCTCCCGGCGTGGCGCGGTCAGCGGGTCCTTCTCCGGGTGGAGCACGGCGGTGATGAGTTCACCGATCCTGCTCGCCTTGTTGTTCAGTATCAGGGCGGCACGGGCCGCGGTGTTCTGCCGCCGGAACTCCTCCGTGCCCAGCCCCGCCGAGTCGGTGATGGCGTACGGCTTGCCGGTGGCGACGAAGTCGGAGACCACGCTGGAGATGTCCGAGACCATCGCGTCGGCCTCGTTGAAGCACTCGTACAGATGCGGCGTCGGGCCGGACAGGACCTTGTGCTCCCAGTCGCTGAGCGAGCGCCAGTAGGCGGAGTTCCACGCCTCGCGCAGCTCCGCGACCCGGGCGGTCACCGCGGGGTCGGCCATCGCGTCCCTGGACATTATGGCCGGATCGGCCTCCGGGGAGGCGGCCTTGGGGACCAGCGTTTCGAGTTCGGCCTCGATCCGGGCCAGTTCTGCCCCGGCCCGCTCCTGCTCGGCGGCGCCCCGGGCGATCCGGCCGGCCCACGCCGGGTCGGCGGCGCGGTCCTCGGTGGCCTTGGCCAGCAGCGCCACCACCCGCTCATGGGCGCGCGCAGCCTTGGCGCTGACGGTGCCGGTGAACGGGTGCGGTTTGTACAGCACCCGGACCGGGGTCTTGGACTCGACCAGCCGGCGCACGATGTTGTGGCCGGCCCGCATCAGCGAGGTGTTGCCGGGTTCGTCGGTCCAGCCCTCCCAGGTGGGCGCGTACAGGACGGTCGGGATGCCCTCGGCGGGCGAGCCGTCCCACGCGGTGATCCGGGCCAGCTGCGGCCGGCCGACCTCGACGATGTCCTCGTCGCGCACCCCGACGTCGGCGAGGGCGTAACGGTCGCGGCCCGCCTTGCCCGCCGTCCACACCTCGTCGTACACCTTGCTGAACGGGTTGACGCTCGCGACCTTGTCGCTGTCGCCGTGGCCGATGAAGACGTGCTTCATGGTCGGCACCCGCAGCAGATGGATGTTCTTGCCGACGTTGGCCGGGTACAGCGCCACCCGGACGGTGGACAGGTCCATATTCATCAGATGCACCGAGCCCGGTACGCACAGCACCGGCAGGTCGGTGTCGGCGAGCTGGAGCAGGACCCCGCGTTCGCGCAGGATCACCAGCGGGCGTTCCCCCTCCAGCTCCGCCATGGCGTCCAGCCACATGTCGACCTGGTAGGCGGAGTCGTTGGAGCCGGAGAAGTAGAGCACGGTGGACGGCCGGTAGGCGCTCAGCCAGCGGTCCATGAAGGCCAGCGCCTCGCCCGTGGGCGCGGGAAGCCAGCTGCGCCGCAGGTAGGGGGCGAGCGCGAGGATGTACAGCGTGCCGAGGGCGATGGTGATCCCGCCGCCGATGTACGCGTACAGCGGGTGGCCGGTCTCGGCGAAGACCAGCACCCCGGCCACGGCGGCCAGGTCGAGGTGGAGCATCTTCTCGCCGGACCGCGAGGTCAGCGCCAGGGACGGCGCGTCGGTGATCCGCAGCCCGGAGAGATCGATGTTCCGTGTGCTGAAGGGAAGTCTGCGGCGATTTCGGATAAGTGTGATGAGAGCACTGTGCGGCGCCTGCATACCATAGAAGAGCAAAAAGTAGACCACGACAATGGAAAATGCCGTGGTATTCGCCAGGTGCAATCGGGCCAACAACAGCACGAGCGTCAGTTCGCGCATAAGGAAACGCAGGGAAAGACCTGCTCGTGCCCTGCTCAACCGGTTGATCAGATAAGTACGACGATGATGGAGATACCAGTCGCTGACATAACTGACCACACCGGCCGCCACCAGCAACCACACGTTGGGCAGCAGGGCCGCCGCCACCAGACAGGGGAAGCTGAGGAGCAGGGCCAGCGCGGCGGCCAGCTCGGAACCGGTCGCCACACGGGCCAGGCGAATGGCGTTGGGAATCACGAGTGACTGCTCCTGTGCGAAGTCGACGGGAAGGCGCGATAAGGGGAAATGCGCGCCATAACACATTCCCCCCACCAACCGATGAAGTCCCTGGGCGCGCCGACGGGCACACACCCCAGGGACCTCTACGGGATCTCCGAGCTCAATCCAATCGCGCCAACCCTACTACGCGTCTTCTCCCTCGGCCAAAACCTGCGCCAATGCCCGTTCGATTCCCGATGCTCCGGAGAAGCCCTGCATCGGATCCTGCTGGCGTACGTCGATGACATGGCCGGTGAGTGTCGAGAGCAGGACGTCCAGGGAGGTGCGGGCCACCGCCTCCGAGGAGAGCAGGCTGCCGGCCGGTTCCTGGCCGAACGCCTTGGTCCGCATCGGGGTGGCGGTGCGCTCGGGGTTGACGCAGTTGACCCGGATGCCGTCCGAGGCCCACTCGTCGGCCAGCGCCTGGGTGAGGTTGACCATCGCGGCCTTGGTCGAGGAGTACAGGCTGTAGTCGGCGCGGCCGCGGGTGTAGCTGCTGGACGTGTAGAGCAGCAGTTGTCCGTCGGTCTCGGCGAGGTACTTGTGCGAGGCGCGGGCGATCTGCACCGGGGCCAGGTAGTTGACCCGCAGCGCTTCCTCGATGGTGGCGTTGTCGGTCTCGGCGAGCCGGCCGATGCGCAGCACGCCCGCGGTGTTCACCACGAAGTCGACCCGGCCGGTCTCGGCGTACGCCCGGGACAGCGCGTCGTCCACGTGCTCGGGGTCCTCGACGTGGGTGCCGGTGGTGGAGCGGCCCAGCGCGAACACCCGGGCGCCGTAGCCCTCGGCCATCGCCGCGATGTCCGCGCCGATGCCGTAGGAGCCGCCGAAGACGACGAGGGTCTTGCCCGAGAGCAGTTCGCGGTACGCGGCCTCGTCGGACTGGCCGGGGGCCGCGGTGGAGGCGAGCTGGAAGAGCTTGTCGGCGATGAAGACGTCGACCGGCTGGGTCACCTTCATATTGTGCTCGTCACCGGGGACGACATAGATCGGCACGTCCGGCAGATACTTCAGGACCACCGAACAGTCGTCGGTGGCCTGGAAGTTGGGGTCGCCGCCGGCGACCTCGTAGGCGCGGCGGATGGTGGAGAGCCGGAACGCCTGGGGAGTCTGGCCGCGCCTCAGCCGGGAGCGGTCCGGGACGTCGGTGATGAACTCGCCGTCGTCCCCGTGGGTGCGGGTGACGATGATGGTGTCCGCCGAGGGGATCGCCACGTCGACCGCCTGGTAGCGGGCGAGGGCGGCGACGCAGTCCGTGATCACGCGCTGCGACAGCAGGGGGCGGACCGCGTCGTGGAACAGCACATTGCGGTCCTCGCCCGGCTCCAGGTCCTGGCTGAGGGCGGCGATGGCCCGCTCGGTGGTCTCGTTACGGGTCGCGCCGCCCTCGATGACCTGGCTGACCTTGCTCAGGCCGGCCTTGGCGACGAGCTTCTCGACGTCGGCGACATAGCCGGGAGCCATCAGGACGACGACGTCGTCGATGTCCTCGGCCTGTTCGAAGATGGTGAGCGTGTGCTCGATCACCGCCTTGCCGGCGATCTTCAGCAACTGCTTGGGAATCGACAGGCCCACCCGCTGGCCGGTGCCGCCCGCGAGGACGACGGCGGTGGTGCGGGTCTTGGCGGTGTGCTGGGACACGAAAAACCTACCTAAAGACAACAAGAGGTGTACGGGATCGTCTCACCCCCGGTAATCGTCCCGCAAGGCGTTCCCCCCGCCCCTGTCACCCCCCGTTCACCCCGTGGCGGCCGGGCCGCGCACGGGGACGGGACGGACGAAACCCGGTGCGGCGTCGGCGTGTTCCGGCGCGGGCCAGCCGGGCGGGTGGCGCGGGCCGACCGGCGGGCGGCACGCGGGGCCTCCCGGCGGGCGGGGACCGGCCGCGCGTGAGGCGGCCGGGCCCGTCCGCCGGGTCGCGGGCTACGCGAAGGGGTCGAAGCCGCGGTACTCCTGCTCGGCCTCGTCCCGCTCGGCGTCGCGGTCCCGGCGCCGGGTCACGGCCGCGCGGGGCGCGTCCAGGCGGTGGTCCTCGCCGCGGCGACCCAGCATCTCCGCGCCGGCGACGATGGACGGCTCCCAGTCGAAGACGACCGCGTCGTCGTCGGAGCCGATGGCGACGCCGTCGCCCGGCTTGGCGCCCGCCTTGAGCAGCGCGTCCTCGACGCCGAGGCGGTTGAGGCGGTCCGCGAGGTAGCCGACGGCCTCGTCGTTCGAGAAGTCGGTCTGGCGCACCCAGCGCTCGGGCTTCTCGCCGCGGACGCGGAAGACGTCCTCGTCGGTGTCGTGCGTGACGGTGAAGCCCGCGTCGTCGACCGCACGCGGCCGGATGACGATCCGCGTGGACTCCTGGGCCGGCCGGTCCGCGCGCGTCTCGGCGACGATCTTCGCCAGCGCGAAGGACAGCTCCTTGAGACCTTCGTGCGAGACCGCGGACACCTCGAAGACCTGGTAGCCGCGGGACTCCAGGTCCGGCTTGATGATCTCGGCGAGGTCCCGCCCGTCGGGCACGTCGATCTTGTTGAGCACGACCAGCCGGGGCCGGTCCTCGAGCCCGCCGCCGTACGCCCGCAGCTCCGCCTCGATCACGTCGAGGTCGGTCGCCGGGTCGCGGTCGGACTCCAGGGTCGCGGTGTCCAGCACGTGCACGAGCACCGAGCAGCGCTCGACGTGCCGCAGGAACTCCAGACCGAGCCCGCGGCCCTCGCTGGCGCCGGGGATCAGCCCGGGCACGTCGGCGATCGTGTACACGGTCGAGCCCGCGGTCACCACACCGAGGTTGGGCACCAGCGTGGTGAACGGGTAGTCCGCGATCTTCGGCTTGGCCGCCGACAGCACGGAGATCAGCGAGGACTTGCCCGCGCTCGGGTAGCCGACCAGCGCCACGTCGGCGACGGTCTTGAGCTCCAGCACGACGTCCTGCAAGGTGCCGGGCTCGCCCAGCAGCGCGAAGCCGGGCGCCTTGCGGCGGGCCGAGGCCAGCGCCGCGTTGCCCAGGCCCCCGCGGCCGCCCTGGCCCGCGACGTACGTGGTGCCCTGGCCCACCAGGTCGGCCAGTACCTCGCCCTGCCCGTTCAGCACGACCGTGCCGTCCGGCACCGGCAGCACCAGGTCGGTGCCGTCCTTGCCCGAACGGTTGCCGCCCTCGCCAGGCTTGCCGTTGGTGGCCCTGCGGTGGGGGCTGTGGTGGTAGTCGAGCAGCGTGGTGACGTCCTGGTCGACGACCAGGATCACATCGCCGCCGCGACCGCCGTTGCCGCCGTCGGGGCCGCCCAGCGGCTTGAACTTCTCCCGGTGCACGGAGGCGCAGCCGTGGCCCCCGTTACCCGCGGCGACATGCAGCTCGACGCGGTCCACGAAGGTGGTCATGGGTGCTTCCTCCAGTTACCTGCGGGTGTGCGGTGGTTCGCTCGTGATTCCACGCATGTGTCAAGTGGTACAACGCGTCGAGGGCGGCCCCGCTTCCCGTTACCGGGAGCGGGGTCCGCCCTCGAAGTCTCTTCGGCGTGCCGTGATCCGGAGGATCGGTCCGGGAGGTCAGTCCCGGAGGATCGGTCTCAGCAGGATCAGGCGGCCGGAACGATGTTCACGACGCGGCGACCGCGCTTCGTGCCGAACTCGACCGCACCGGCGGACAGGGCGAACAGCGTGTCGTCCTTGCCGATGCCGACGCCGGAGCCCGGGTGGAAGTGGGTACCGCGCTGGCGGACGATGATCTCACCGGCGTTGACGACCTGACCGCCGAAGCGCTTCACGCCGAGCCGCTGAGCGTTGGAGTCGCGACCGTTCCGGGTGGACGATGCGCCCTTCTTGTGTGCCATCTCTCCTCAGTCCCTTACTTCGCAGCCGTGGGGATGCCGGTGATCTTCAGCGCCGTGTACTGCTGGCGGTGACCCTGACGACGGCGGTAGCCCGTCTTGTTCTTGTAGCGCAGGATGTCGATCTTCTGGCCCTTGTGGTGGTCCACGATCTCGGCCTCGACCTTGATCCCGGCCAGCACCCACGGGTCGCTCGTGACGGCTTCGCCGTCCACGACGAGCAGCGTCGAGAGCTCGACCGCGTCGCCCACCTTGCCCGTGGGAATCTTGTCAACCTCAACGATGTCTCCGACAGCAACCTTGTGCTGACGGCCACCGCTACGCACGATCGCGTACACGCGGAACTCACTCTCTGGCTCGAATCGGACCCCTGATGCCAGCCGTCCCTGTGTGGTGCGAGGGGGGCCTCTCCCGACGGGCCCGGAGGGGCCTGCCAGGAGGAAACTGCTCAGGAGTGGGCGCAGAAACGCCGAAGGTCAAGACTACGGAGTGCCTTCGGCACGGTCAAATCCCACGTGCCGCGCCCGGGGGAACGGCGCCGCCCACCGGCGGCAGCGGCAGAGCGAAGGCCGACGCCGACCGGGCGGGGCACAACTCCGGCACCACGCAACGCCGCCGGCCAACGCGGCCGACCCACGCGTACCCAGCCACAGCGGGCATCCGCCCGGACGCCGAGGCGCCCACTGCCACAACTGCGGCCCGCCGGCCCCGCCCGGGGGGAAACGGCTGCGGCCGCGCTCCCCGCATGAGTCCCGGCCACGCCCGGGGGCGGGTCACGTGCCGCGCCCGGCGACGCACCCCGCCGGGGGAACGGCGGCCACGCGCCACGCGTGACGCCCGGCGGGGCGACCGCACGCCCGCCCGACGTCGCACCCGCCCGGGGGAACGGTCCCGCCCGCGACGACGGCGGAGAGCGAAGCGCAGCTGGGAAATGGCGCCGCCCGCCTGGGCGCTGGGGCCAGGCGGGCGGCGGGGTGGGGCGGGGACGTTATTCCGCGGGGGTGGAGGACTTCTTCGCGGCCTTCTTGGCCGGCGTCTTCTTCGCCGCGGTCTTCTTGGCGGCGACCTTCTTGGCCGCCTTCTTCGCCGGCGCCTTCTTCGCGGCAGCCTTGCGCGGCGCCCGCTTCTTCGGCTCGGCCGCGTCCTCCGCCGGCTCCGCGGGGGTCTCCGCGGGCGCGGGCACGACCACGACGGCCGCGTCCTCGGCCGAAGAGGACGCCGGAGAACCCGCGGGAGCGGTCGCCTTGCGCGTCGCACGCCGCCTCGTCCGCGCCGGCGGCTCCGTCGACACCTCGGGCACGGGCTCGGGCTCCGCCACGGGCACGACGGCCACCGGCTCGGCCGGCACCACCACGACCGCCGCGTCCTCGGCCGAGGACGACGCCGGAGAACCCGCCGGAGCGGTCGCCTTGCGCGTCGCACGCCGCCTCGTCCGCGCCGGCGGCTCCGTCGACACCTCGGGCACGAGCTCGGGCTCCGGCTCGACATCGGGCTCGCTGACCGGCACGACCACCACGGCCGGCTCCGGCGCGCGGTCGGCCGCGGCGGGCGCGCCCGCGGGCGCGGTCACCTTGCGGGCACCGCGCCGCCGACCCCGCCGGGACCGGTCGTTCGCGGCGGCCTCCGCCTCCGCGGCGGTGCCGAACCACTCCTCCTCAGGATCGCCGACCGTCGGCACCAGGTCCGACTCGCCGACCTCGATCGGCTCCAGCTCCGGCAGCTCCGTCTCCTCGACGTCCTCCGCCTCGCCGGTCTCCTCGATGTCCGACTCCACCACGTGCTCGTGGTCGTGGCCCTCGGCACCCGCACCGGCGCCACCACGGCGCCGCTTGCGCTTGCCGCCGCCACCGACGGTCGTCGCCTGGTCCATGTGGACGATGACGCCACGCCCGTTGCAGTGCACGCACGTCTCGGAGAAGGACTCGAGCAGCCCCTGACCGACCCGCTTGCGGGTCATCTGCACCAGCCCGAGCGAGGTCACCTCGGCCACCTGGTGCTTCGTACGGTCCCGGCCCAGGCACTCCAGCAGGCGCCGCATCACCAGGTCGCGGTTGGACTCCAGCACCATGTCGATGAAGTCGATCACCACGATGCCGCCGAGGTCCCGCAGCCGCAGCTGGCGGACGATCTCCTCGGCCGCCTCCAGGTTGTTGCGGGTGACGGTCTCCTCCAGGTTGCCGCCCTGCCCGGTGAACTTGCCGGTGTTGACGTCGACCACGACCATCGCCTCGGTCTTGTCGATCACCAGCGAACCGCCGGACGGCAGCCACACCTTGCGGTCCAGCGCCTTGAGCAGCTGCTCGTCGATGCGGTACGTCGCGAAGACGTCCACCTCCGACGTCCAGCGCGACAGCCGGTCCGCGAGGTCGGGCGCGACATTGGCGACGTACTCGTGGATCGTCGCCCACGCCTCGTCACCGCTGACGATGACCTTGGAGAAGTCCTCGTTGAAGATGTCGCGGACGACCCGCACGGTCATGTCCGGCTCGCCGTAGAGCAGCGCGGGCGCGTTCGAACCGCCGCCGCTCTTCGCCTTCTTCTGGATCTCCTCCCACTGCGACTGGAGGCGCGCCACGTCGCGGCGCAGCTCGTCCTCGCTCGCGCCCTCGGCCGCCGTGCGCACGATGACGCCCGCGTCCTCGGGGACGATCTTCTTGAGGATGGTCTTGAGCCGGGCCCGCTCGGTGTCGGGCAGCTTGCGGCTGATGCCGGTCATCGAGCCCTCGGGCACGTAGACCAGGTAGCGGCCGGGCAGCGAGACCTGGCTGGTCAGCCGGGCGCCCTTGTGGCCGATCGGGTCCTTGGTGACCTGGACGAGCACGGGCTGGCCGGACTTGAGCGCGGACTCGATCCTGCGCGGGCCACCGGACAGGCCGAGCGACTCGAAGTTGACCTCGCCCGCGTAGAGCACGGCGTTGCGGCCCTTGCCGATGTCGACGAACGCGGCCTCCATCGACGGCAGCACGTTCTGGACCTTGCCCAGGTAGACGTTGCCGACGTACGAGGTGGCCTGCTCCTTGTTGACGTAGTGCTCGACGAGGACGTTGTCCTCCAGCACGCCGATCTGCGTACGGTCGCCGTTCTGCCGGACCACCATGACGCGCTCGACGGCCTCGCGGCGGGCCAGGAACTCCGCCTCGGTGATGATCGGCACCCGGCGACGGCCCTGCTCGCGGCCTTCGCGGCGGCGCTGCTTCTTGGCCTCAAGACGTGTGGAGCCCTTGATGGACTGCACCTCGTCGACGCCCGTGCCGCCCTCCAGACGCGGGGAGCGGGGCTCACGGACCTTGACGACGGTCCGCTCGGGGTCGTCGGCGCCGTTCGTGTCGTGGCCGTCGTCGCCGGCCGCGTCCGAACCGCGGCGACGGCGGCGGCGCCTGCGGCGGCTGCTCGCGCTGGACCCGCCGCCGTTGTCCTCGTCGTGGTCCTCATCCCCGGTCCCGGTCCCGGCCCCGTCTTCGTTCTCGTCGTGCTCGCTCTCGGCCTCGTCCTCACCGGACACGGCCTCGTCGTGCTCGTGCTCGGCGGACTCACCACGGCGACGGCGGCGGCCACCGCGGCGACGGCGGCGCGACGGGCGGTCCTCGCCGTCCGTGTCGCCGTCGTGCTCCTCGGCCTCGTCGATGTCGCCCTCGGCCTCGATGTCGGACTCCACCTCCGGCTCGTCCGCGGCGGTCACGGCGACGGGCGCCTGCTCGGCGGCTCCCCCGCGGCGACGGCGGCGGCGCCGCGGACCCCGGTCCTCCTCGGCCTCGGCCTCGCCCTCGTCCTCGTCGTGCGCGGCCTCCGGCTCCTGGACCACCTCGGCGGCGGCGTCGGCCGGCGCGGTGGGCGCCTGGAAGACGGGCGGCTGGAAGACGGCGACGGCGGGCCGTACGGCACGGCGCCGGCCGCGCGTGGGCGCGGCCTCCTCGATCTCCTCGGAGCGCACCTCGATGGTCACGTTCTGCTGGGGGATGCCGAAGGCGTCCGCGACGGCGATGGCCGCCTGGGTGCTGGCCTCCTCCAGGGTGTCGCCGTAGCCGCGGATCTCGTAGGCGTCGTCGACCTCGACGGCCCAGCCGTCGCCGTCGCGCAG
It encodes the following:
- a CDS encoding Rne/Rng family ribonuclease — its product is MHEETDSNTPEPTSGSDSSTGDAAPARPRRRATRKATAPAPAESATGTDASASAGQDAPAAPKRRATRKTAAAAEPAAAPETPAAAEEEAPARPRRRATRKATAAAEAPATETPTATEEEAPAAPRRRTRKTAAAAEPEAPAAEEAPAPTRRRATRKATASAEAPAAETPAAAEEEAPARPRRRATRKATAPAGAPADSGEVTVAEPAPVTSPDEGGSVVVDAEAAPPRSRRRATRSAAAPAPAPEAPAAEQAPAAAPAPEAAAPEAAEEAPARTRRRATRKATAPAGAPAEAAEAVAEAPATETAAPAAEAAPARTRRRATRQAAAPAVAEQTPEPVAAPPAPEAAPAEAPAAEEAPARTRRRATRKAATPAPAEAAAVQPAPRAAQAPAAPAPAAAPAESETTGRSRRRGGKRGAPAPATFSAGDGSRRLKPGALAPKEAAQAASDEAEAAAQEAPRAAEVRTAYTGKALRDGDGWAVEVDDAYEIRGYGDTLEEASTQAAIAVADAFGIPQQNVTIEVRSEEIEEAAPTRGRRRAVRPAVAVFQPPVFQAPTAPADAAAEVVQEPEAAHDEDEGEAEAEEDRGPRRRRRRRGGAAEQAPVAVTAADEPEVESDIEAEGDIDEAEEHDGDTDGEDRPSRRRRRGGRRRRRGESAEHEHDEAVSGEDEAESEHDENEDGAGTGTGDEDHDEDNGGGSSASSRRRRRRRRRGSDAAGDDGHDTNGADDPERTVVKVREPRSPRLEGGTGVDEVQSIKGSTRLEAKKQRRREGREQGRRRVPIITEAEFLARREAVERVMVVRQNGDRTQIGVLEDNVLVEHYVNKEQATSYVGNVYLGKVQNVLPSMEAAFVDIGKGRNAVLYAGEVNFESLGLSGGPRRIESALKSGQPVLVQVTKDPIGHKGARLTSQVSLPGRYLVYVPEGSMTGISRKLPDTERARLKTILKKIVPEDAGVIVRTAAEGASEDELRRDVARLQSQWEEIQKKAKSGGGSNAPALLYGEPDMTVRVVRDIFNEDFSKVIVSGDEAWATIHEYVANVAPDLADRLSRWTSEVDVFATYRIDEQLLKALDRKVWLPSGGSLVIDKTEAMVVVDVNTGKFTGQGGNLEETVTRNNLEAAEEIVRQLRLRDLGGIVVIDFIDMVLESNRDLVMRRLLECLGRDRTKHQVAEVTSLGLVQMTRKRVGQGLLESFSETCVHCNGRGVIVHMDQATTVGGGGKRKRRRGGAGAGAEGHDHEHVVESDIEETGEAEDVEETELPELEPIEVGESDLVPTVGDPEEEWFGTAAEAEAAANDRSRRGRRRGARKVTAPAGAPAAADRAPEPAVVVVPVSEPDVEPEPELVPEVSTEPPARTRRRATRKATAPAGSPASSSAEDAAVVVVPAEPVAVVPVAEPEPVPEVSTEPPARTRRRATRKATAPAGSPASSSAEDAAVVVVPAPAETPAEPAEDAAEPKKRAPRKAAAKKAPAKKAAKKVAAKKTAAKKTPAKKAAKKSSTPAE